One window of the Colletotrichum destructivum chromosome 4, complete sequence genome contains the following:
- a CDS encoding Putative biotin/lipoyl attachment, Carboxyltransferase domain, subdomain A and B, biotin carboxylase — MGSTIQSTFPLTVKEWRETQETGDGLARLLSLRESEARLKSNAWITLATPSQIEEQWAHAESLRSSGASLPLFGVPFAAKDNIDVASFPTTAACPSFATGPVDKDAAVIARLKTAGAIVLGKTNLDQFATGLVGTRSPYGPVSNSFDPARVSGGSSSGSSVVVARGVVPFSLGTDTAGSGRVPAGLNNLVGLKPTRGALSTTRVLPACRSLDCVSIFTLTVDDAETVLAAAEGFDPEDSFSRARPDTPSTVKGHRMAVCDNPPWFGKTEQAAAYAKALEKAETLGWTLEPVDFSPLFQLASLLYEGPWVAERYAAIKDFIEARESEMDPTVREIILKAKGFNAADLFASEYLRQDLTRQIQDRFAEFDAILVPTAPTFPTIEDLAREPIKENAYLGTYTNFVNFMDWTALSIPAGFRSDGLPFGITLISSTWDEPKLLSMAREWLSTGPRPLGATRIERLEARSSDAIAAGEPKTTRLVVVGAHLTGFPLNKDLTSRGATLEIATTTSPNYRFYSLNTGGTVKKPGLKRVPSGGSAIQVEVWSLPTTQLGSFLKTVPSPLGIGSVELADGSWALGFICEPYGLDGATDITSFGGWRAFIKSLIPDVPPVGTISKVSGIRSVLIANRGEIAVRVIRTLHSLGLKAITIHSSADARSPHVRNADVSLPLTGTSVSETYLNGVQIIALAKKAGADAIIPGYGFLAENADFASAVEAEGLIWVGPTAEQMRQLGLKHLARDVAIGAGVPVVPGSKHLLKSAEEALDEAERIQYPVMLKSTAGGGGIGLKRCDDAASLVEAFESVQRLAQANFGDAGVFVEHFIEHARHIEVQIIGDGYGRVTSAGERDCSLQRRNQKVIEESPAIFVPPAVRRRMRKAAVDLGSAVKYRNVGTIEFIYDVDTSEFFFLEVNTRLQVEHPVTESVTGLDLVECMIRVASGNSREIFVDKPEGFEVKGSSIEVRVYAESPLQNFRPSPGRLLDVSFPEGVRVDTWVEAGMEMSSSYDPLVAKIIATGEDRTAAIAKLADALQKTVITGVETNLEYARHIVASEMFRSGTFTTTSLNSFAFDSSIVEVVDPGTLTAVQDYPGRKGLWHVGVPPSGPFDDYSFRLANRLVGNDSRAAGLECTIHGPSLLFHYDAVVAVTGAFAEVKIDNKPAQPNTPLTIQRGQKISIGAATSGYRSYLAVRGGFDVPEIFNSRSTFALGKVGGHNGRNLRSGDLLPVGSMVSTAPSADSGPAIPLPSDPANAHWSIGVVPGQHSAPEHFTEEGFSTLFADEWTVHYNSNRIGIRLDGPKPQWARETGGEAGLHPSNIHDSPYSVGSVSFTGDEAVILTCDGPSLGGFVVFCVVASAEMWKLGQLRPGDKVKLQPITVDDALFLESALEKSIAELTPLAVDVAPLANSPTTPDSNPFLGDIGSAGRRISVRQAGDNAMLLEFGTEDVFSLRQSFQIFSFIARHKTHPIPDVLELSPGVRTLHVQYTPKTPPATVLSALRAHETSLGEAIPSAISSRTIHLPLAFDDSVSRAAVARYVATIRATAPWLPSNVDFLQRLNALDAPADVERIFLDATFLVLGLGDVFLGSPCAVPLDPRHRLFGTKYNPSRSFTPRGAVGIGGQYMCIYGMDSPGGYQLVGRTVPIWDDVTASAVASRSESKPWLFRLFDRISFYPVSEMDLDASIDQGRMTDLVKIEEGSLDLEAYEAWLAANKADIDATRGLRAGAIRSAPFMEELLQPYNPPEAERRGGAFGEEAEDSTPGERIKAQMPGRCWKCEVKAGDEVDVGDALVWIESNKMEIKIGSPIKGKVVKMLVAEGDIVGPYDDLLIVETQ, encoded by the exons ATGG GCTCCACCATTCAGAGTACGTTCCCACTCACGGTCAAAGAATGGAGAGAGACACAGGAAACCGGGGACGGTCTTGCCCGACTCTTGTCACTTCGTGAATCCGAAGCCAGATTGAAGTCGAACGCCTGGATTACCCTGGCCACCCCATCCCAGATCGAGGAGCAATGGGCTCATGCAGAGTCCCTTCGTTCATCCGGGGCCTCTCTGCCACTCTTCGGCGTCCCCTTCGCGGCCAAAGACAACATCGACGTCGCCAGCTTCCCCACAACAGCCGCCTGCCCCAGCTTCGCAACTGGTCCTGTGGACaaggatgccgccgtcatcgcccgCCTCAAGACTGCTGGCGCCATCGTACTCGGCAAAACCAATCTCGATCAGTTCGCCACCGGCCTCGTGGGGACTAGATCTCCGTATGGTCCTGTGAGCAATTCTTTTGACCCTGCGAGGGTCAGTGGTGGTTCGAGTTCCGGGAGCTCCGTCGTTGTTGCTAGGGGTGTCGTGCCCTTCTCTCTGGGTACCGACACAGCTGGCAGCGGTCGCGTACCTGCTGGGTTGAACAACCTGGTTGGCTTGAAGCCAACGAGAGGAGCTCTGAGCACAACCAGAGTGCTGCCGGCCTGCCGCAGTCTTGACTGTGTCTCCATCTTCACACTTACagttgacgacgccgagacagtcttggccgcggccgagggtTTTGACCCGGAAGACTCATTCTCGAGAGCTCGTCCGGACACGCCTAGTACAGTTAAGGGCCATCGCATGGCTGTTTGTGACAACCCCCCGTGGTTCGGCAAGACGGAACAAGCTGCAGCCTATGCGAAGGCCCTGGAGAAAGCAGAGACCCTTGGGTGGACCCTTGAGCCAGTGGACTTCTCTCCGCTATTCCAGCTCGCCAGCCTGCTATATGAGGGCCCTTGGGTGGCTGAGCGTtacgccgccatcaaggatTTCATCGAGGCACGCGAGAGCGAGATGGACCCCACGGTGCGAGAAATCatcctcaaggccaaggggTTCAACGCAGCCGATCTCTTTGCGTCCGAGTACCTCCGTCAGGACCTTACTCGTCAGATTCAAGACAGGTTCGCTGAATTTGATGCCATCCTCGTCCCCACCGCTCCCACCTTTCCTACcatcgaggacctcgcccGGGAACCTATCAAGGAGAACGCTTACCTCGGTACCTACACCAACTTTGTCAACTTTATGGACTGGACCGCCCTCTCGATTCCTGCTGGTTTCAGGTCGGATGGACTGCCGTTCGGCATCACGTTGATCTCGTCAACATGGGATGAGCCAAAGTTGCTCTCCATGGCCCGGGAATGGCTATCCACGGGCCCCCGGCCGCTAGGCGCAACCAGGATCGAGAGACTCGAAGCACGAAGCTCTGACGCTATCGCCGCGGGCGAGCCAAAGACGACTCGTCTTGTGGTGGTAGGTGCTCATCTGACGGGGTTCCCTTTGAACAAAGACCTGACGTCCCGTGGAGCAACACTAGAGATAGCCACGACGACATCCCCAAACTACCGGTTTTATTCTCTCAACACCGGTGGCACAGTGAAGAAGCCGGGCCTGAAGCGCGTCCcgagcggcggcagcgctATCCAGGTCGAAGTCTGGAGCCTGCCTACGACGCAGCTGGGCAGCTTCTTGAAAACAGTACCCTCACCCCTCGGCATTGGTTCTGTTGAGCTTGCGGACGGAAGCTGGGCCCTTGGCTTCATCTGCGAGCCCTACGGCCTAGACGGTGCCACCGACATCACCTCGTTCGGCGGCTGGCGCGCCTTTATCAAATCTCTCATCCCTGATGTCCCTCCTGTTGGTACCATTTCGAAGGTCAGCGGCATCAGGTCTGTTCTCATTGCCAACCGCGGAGAAATCGCCGTTCGTGTCATCAGGACATTGCATTCTTTGGGCTTGAAAGCCATCACGATCCACTCTTCTGCCGATGCTCGCTCGCCCCACGTCCGCAATGCCGACGTTTCACTTCCCCTCACAGGCACATCCGTCTCGGAAACCTATCTCAACGGCGTGCAGATCATCGCTCTCGCGAAGAAAGCCGGCGCAGACGCCATCATCCCGGGCTATGGTTTCTTGGCCGAAAATGCCGATTTCGCCTCCGCAGTCGAGGCAGAGGGCCTGATCTGGGTCGGCCCGACCGCGGAGCAGATGAGACAACTCGGGTTGAagcacctcgcccgcgacGTGGCCATTGGAGCAGGGGTCCCAGTCGTACCGGGCAGCAAGCACCTACTCAAGAGTGCTGAGGAGGCCCTCGATGAGGCGGAGCGCATCCAGTATCCTGTGATGCTGAAAAGCactgctggtggtggtgggatTGGTCTGAAGCGCTGCGACGATGCTGCGTCGCTCGTCGAGGCATTCGAGAGTGTCCAGAGATTGGCACAGGCAAATTTTGGTGACGCCGGTGTCTTTGTGGAACATTTCATCGAGCATGCTCGTCACATCGAGGTCCAAATCATCGGCGACGGGTACGGTAGGGTCACGTCGGCCGGCGAGCGGGACTGCTCGTTGCAAAGACGGAACCAAAAGGTCATCGAGGAGAGCCCGGCCATATTCGTGCCGCCAGCTGTTCGAAGGAGGATGCGCAAAGCTGCTGTCGACCTTGGCTCTGCTGTCAAATACCGCAATGTGGGAACCATCGAGTTCATCTACGACGTCGACACTTCCgagttcttcttcctcgaggtCAATACCCGGCTGCAAGTTGAACACCCAGTCACAGAGTCCGTGACCGGTCTGGACTTGGTTGAGTGCATGATTCGTGTGGCGTCCGGCAACAGCAGGGAAATCTTCGTCGACAAACCGGAAGGCTTCGAGGTGAAGGGAAGCTCCATTGAGGTGCGTGTCTACGCCGAGAGCCCGCTTCAGAACTTCCGTCCATCCCCTGGTCGTCTTTTGGACGTCTCTTTCCCAGAAGGCGTCCGTGTCGATACCTGGGTTGAGGCCGGTATGGAAATGTCATCTTCCTATGATCCGCTTGTGGCTAAGATCATTGCCACCGGCGAGGATCGGACGGCAGCGATTGCGAAGCTGGCCGATGCCTTGCAGAAAACGGTCATCACGGGCGTCGAGACAAACCTGGAATACGCCCGTCACATAGTCGCGTCCGAGATGTTCAGATCCGGTACATTTACTACCACATCGCTCAACAGCTTCGCCTTTGATTCGTCCATCGTTGAAGTTGTTGACCCCGGCACTCTCACTGCTGTTCAAGACTATCCAGGCCGCAAGGGACTTTGGCACGTCGGCGTGCCACCATCTGGACCCTTCGATGACTACTCATTCAGACTCGCCAACAGACTAGTCGGCAACGACTCTCGTGCCGCCGGGCTTGAGTGCACCATTCACGGGCCaagcctcctcttccactACGATGCTGTTGTTGCCGTGACGGGTGCCTTCGCTGAGGTCAAGATCGACAACAAGCCCGCTCAGCCAAACACGCCCTTGACGATTCAGAGAGGACAGAAGATTTCGATCGGTGCGGCGACTTCTGGGTACCGGAGCTACCTCGCCGTCCGtggcggcttcgacgtccCGGAGATCTTTAACTCCCGCTCCACCTTTGCGCTGGGCAAAGTCGGTGGCCACAACGGACGAAACCTGAGATCCGGTGATCTCCTGCCGGTAGGTAGTATGGTCTCTACTGCACCCTCCGCTGATTCCGGGCCCGCCATCCCCCTACCGTCCGACCCGGCCAACGCACACTGGTCCATCGGCGTCGTTCCCGGGCAGCACTCGGCACCTGAGCATTTCACAGAGGAGGGCTTTAGCACGCTTTTCGCCGATGAATGGACCGTCCACTACAACAGCAACCGCATCGGCATCCGTCTCGACGGCCCCAAGCCACAGTGGGCCCGGGAAACGGGCGGCGAAGCAGGCCTGCACCCGTCAAACATCCACGATAGCCCCTACTCCGTCGGCAGCGTCAGCTTcaccggcgacgaggccgtcattCTCACCTGTGACGGTCCCAGTCTCGGCGGgttcgtcgtcttctgcgTCGTGGCCTCGGCCGAAATGTGGAAACTCGGTCAACTCCGCCCAGGCGACAAGGTGAAGCTCCAGCCCATTaccgtcgacgatgcgctcTTCCTCGAGTCCGCCCTCGAGAAATCAATCGCTGAGCTCACACCCTTGGCGGTGGATGTGGCCCCCCTGGCCAACAGCCCGACCACACCAGACTCGAACCCGTTCCTCGGCGACATTGGCAGCGCCGGTCGCCGTATTAGCGTCcgccaggccggcgacaacGCCATGCTCCTCGAATTTGGTACCGAGGACGTCTTCTCCCTCCGTCAGAGCTTCCAGATAttctccttcatcgcccGCCACAAGACACACCCCATTCCggacgtcctcgagctctccCCCGGCGTCCGCACCCTACATGTGCAGTACACGCCCAAGACGCCACCCGCGACCGTCCTCTCCGCCCTCCGTGCGCACGAGACCTCTCTTGGCGAGGCAATcccctcggccatctcctcccgCACGATCcacctccctctcgcctTCGACGACTCCGtctcccgcgccgccgtggctCGTTACGTCGCCACCATCCGTGCCACGGCCCCTTGGCTCCCGAGCAACGTCGACTTCCTCCAGCGCCTTaacgccctcgacgcccccGCTGACGTCGAGCgcatcttcctcgacgcGACCTTCCTtgtcctcggccttggcgacgtcttcctcggctCACCCTGCGCTGTGCCCCTGGACCCGCGCCACCGCCTGTTCGGGACGAAGTATAATCCATCGCGGTCCTTCACACCGCGCGGCGCGGTTGGCATCGGCGGACAGTACATGTGCATCTACGGCATGGACTCGCCCGGCGGGTACCAGCTGGTGGGGCGCACAGTACCCATCTGGGACGACGtcaccgcctcggccgtcgcgtCGCGGAGCGAATCCAAACCGTGGCTGTTCCGCCTCTTTGACAGGATTTCCTTCTACCCCGTCTCCGAAATGGACCTCGACGCCTCCATCGACCAGGGTCGGATGACGGACCTCgtcaagatcgaggagggcagcctcgacctcgaggcgtACGAGGCCTGGCTGGCGGCCAACAAGGCAGACATCGACGCCACCCGCGGCCTCCGCGCGGGGGCGATCCGCAGCGCGCCCTTCATGGAGGAGCTCCTCCAGCCGTACAACCCACCCGAGGCCgagcggcgcggcggcgcctttggcgaggaggcggaggacaGCACGCCGGGCGAGCGGATCAAGGCGCAGATGCCGGGCCGGTGCTGGAAGtgcgaggtcaaggccggagacgaggtcgacgttggCGATGCGCTGGTGTGGATCGAGTCGAACAAGATGGAGATCAAAATCGGGAGCCCCATCAAGGGGAAGGTTGTCAAGATGCTGGTTGCGGAGGGTGACATTGTTGGGCCATACGATGATTTGCTCATTGTCGAGACGCAGTGA
- a CDS encoding Putative amino acid transporter, transmembrane domain-containing protein, translating to MAKAPNHGALRDDSHHPDAAPGPSEEDRSLLADDPLTNDGPHSGTVAPGGDGGEYFVTKHATSLRSPGTPRTPNRVRFNPIPSIVEPPPPRPSMTASNGSARQSRDSFDIDDELFQHAPGPDDHDNHHRLPLLTDIEAPSIALANSPWGADAEDVHEWAEQERARPKSGLRMAFMNMANSIIGAGIIGQPYAFKQAGLLAGTILLVVLTVVVDWTICLIVINSKLSGSNSFQGTVEHCFGRTGLIAISVAQWAFAFGGMVAFGIIVGDSIPHVFLAIWPDLREMPVFGLLANRQVVIVIFVLGISYPLTLYRDIAKLAKASTLALISMGVIVTTVVVQGALTPKSERGSFSPALLTVNTGILEAIGVISFAFVCHHNSLLIYGSLKTPTIDRFSRVTHYSTGISMVACLLMALAGFLTFGDKTLGNVLNNFPSDNVMVTLARLCFGLNMLTTLPLEGFVCREVMFNYFFPGEPFNMNLHLIFSSALVVSAMVMSLLTCDVGIVFELVGATSACAMAYILPPLCYIKLTTRSWKTYVAAAIVVFGSLVMVISLIQAVGKIIRNDGGPAQCM from the exons ATGGCCAAGGCCCCAAATCATGGAGCCCTCCGAGACGACTCCCACCACCCGGACGCTGCTCCCGGTCCAAGCGAAGAGGACAGAAGTCTCCTTGCCGATGATCCCCTCACCAACGATGGGCCTCACAGCGGCACTGTCGCCcctggcggcgacggcggcgagtaCTTCGTGACGAAGCATGCGACATCCCTCCGCTCGCCAGGAACGCCGCGGACCCCGAACCGCGTCCGCTTCAACCCCATCCCCTCCATCGTcgaaccgccgccgccgcgcccctCCATGACTGCGAGCAACGGCTCCGCCCGCCAAAGCCGCGACAGcttcgacatcgacgacgagctcttcCAGCACGCCCCCGGCCCCGATGATCACgacaaccaccaccgcctGCCCCTGCTAACCGACATCGAGGCCCCCTCCATCGCTCTCGCCAACAGTCCCTGGggagccgacgccgaggatgtACATGAGTGGGCCGAGCAGGAGCGCGCGCGTCCCAAGTCGGGTCTGCGAATGGCTTTCATGAACATGGCCAACTCCATCATTGGTGCCGGCATCATCGGTCAGCCATACGCGTTCAAGCAGGCCGGACTGCTGGCCGGCACCATCCTGCTCGTTGTcctcaccgtcgtcgtcgactggACCATTtgcctcatcgtcatcaatAGCAAGCTGTCCGGGAGCAACAGCTTCCAGGGGACTGTTGAGCACTGCTTCGGCAGGACGGGACTCATCGCCATCTCGGTCGCGCAATGGGCGTTTGCCTTTGGCGGCATGGTCGCATTCGGTATCATCGTTGGCGACTCAATACCCCACGTCTTTTTGGCCATTTGGCCCGATTTGAGGGAGATGCCAGTATTTGGCCTCTTGGCGAATCGCCAGGTCGTCATTGTCATTTTTGTCCTGGGCATCAGTTACCCGCTGACCTTATACCGGGATATTGCAAAG CTAGCGAAAGCAAGCACATTGGCCCTCATTAGCATGGGAGTCATTGTGACGACGGTCGTGGTTCAGGGAGCCCTGACTCCCAAGTCCGAACGCGGATCTTTCTCGCCTGCTCTTCTAACCGTGAACACCGGCATCTTGGAAGCCATTGGCGTGATTTCATTCG CGTTCGTCTGCCATCACAACTCTCTCCTGATCTACGGCTCTCTCAAAACGCCCACGATAGACCGCTTCTCCCGCGTCACGCACTACTCAACAGGCATCTCCATGGTCGCCTGCCTCCTGATGGCCCTGGCAGGATTCCTGACTTTCGGCGACAAGACGCTCGGCAACGTCCTCAACAACTTCCCCTCGGATAACGTCATGGTCACACTGGCCCGCCTGTGTTTCGGGCTCAACATGCTGACTACCCTACCTCTCGAGGGCTTCGTTTGCCGAGAGGTCATGTTCAACTACTTTTTCCCTGGCGAGCCATTCAACATGAACCTCCACCTCATATTCAGCTCCGCTCTCGTCGTTTCTGCCATGGTCATGAGTCTTCTCACTTGcgacgtcggcatcgtcttcgagcttgtcggcgccACGTCCGCGTGCGCGATGGCCTACATCCTCCCACCACTGTGTTACATCAAGCTCACGACTCGATCGTGGAAGACGTACGTCGCAGCCGCCATCGTTGTTTTTGGTAGCTTGGTTATGGTAATTAGTCTGATACAAGCGGTTGGCAAAATAATCAGAA ACGATGGCGGACCGGCGCAATGCATGTAA
- a CDS encoding Putative aspartic peptidase A1 family, aspartic peptidase domain superfamily — MRSAILVHLSLLFTSTHAFFYWPSPDCLANGDCTLPTRRQLNDQDALGWDGVEESSIEGPEPQRVAREVRRLVRKYARFQSAAVRENASKSKRESQYRIIKAADTTLKNAASVAQDGTDFSYFAQVKLGNKEKPLWMLMDTGAGTSWVMGSSCKSSACEKHGSFGPADSGTYRPNGEDFSVSYGSGAVKGEKVTDTVSFAGMKLDFGFGVANETSEDFNHFPFDGILGLSMAGGETENFMQVVKNSTQLPANIFCVYLNRAADGPNTSEISFGVCNPDKYTGDITYTGVGNDLGDWAVPLDGIAYDGLKSGAAGKLAYIDTGTSYVFGPKDDVALFHKNIPGSTADEEGTSYKVPCDSDKDVTFSFSNVSYVISAKDWRGGPGKDGTCTSNIYGHEVVAGAWLLGDVFLKNVYAVFDKDQKRIGFAKRVDPPPVTTTTSIDSTATPPAVNNPGQGDAVPTSGPALGLGGHETATGEAAAAETSPVSQSGAASSAALTRVKAAAAASLCVAALLGLH, encoded by the exons ATGCGTTCGGCTATCTTGGTCCACCTTTCGCTACTCTTCACGTCCACTCATGCTTTCTTTTATTGGCCCAGTCCGGATTGTCTGGCCAACGGAGACTGCACGTTGCCAACAAGGAGGCAGTTAAATGATCAAGATGCCCTCGGGTGGGATGGAGTAGAAGAGTCCTCG ATCGAAGGCCCCGAACCCCAAAGAGTTGCTCGCGAGGTCCGACGGCTTGTCCGCAAGTATGCGAGGTTCCAATCTGCCGCCGTCCGTGAGAACGCATCCAAgtcgaagagagagagtcagtACCGAATCATCAAGGCTGCCGATACCACCCTAAAGAACGCTGCCAGCGTAGCTCAGGATGGCACCGACTTCTCTTACTTTGCTCAGGTAAAACTTGGTAACAAAGAGAAGCCCCTGTGGATGCTCATGGACACCGGAGCAGGTACGAGTTGGGTAATGGGTTCGTCTTGCAAGTCTTCGGCATGCGAGAAGCACGGCTCGTTCGGCCCAGCCGATTCCGGCACGTACAGGCCCAACGGCGAGGACTTTTCCGTCTCATACGGATCTGGCGCCGTCAAGGGTGAAAAGGTTACCGACACCGTGTCTTTTGCGGGTATGAAGCTCGACTTCGGGTTTGGTGTCGCCAACGAGACCTCGGAGGACTTTAATCACTTCCCCTTCGACGGCATTCTAGGACTTTCCATGGCGGGCGGAGAGACGGAAAACTTTATGCAAGTCGTCAAGAATTCGACCCAGCTTCCTGCCAACATCTTTTGCGTGTACCTGAACAGGGCTGCGGATGGACCCAACACGAGCGAGATCAGTTTCGGTGTGTGCAACCCTGACAAGTATACTGGCGACATTACCTACACTGGGGTTGGGAACGACCTCGGTGACTGGGCAGTTCCTCTGGACGGTATTGCATATGATGGTCTCAAGTCTGGCGCAGCGGGCAAGCTCGCTTACATTGACACTGGTACCTCTTACGTCTTTGGGCCCAAGGACGATGTCGCTTTGTTCCACAAGAACATCCCTGGATCTACTGCGGATGAGGAGGGCACATCGTACAAGGTGCCGTGCGATAGCGACAAGGACGTAACATTCAGCTTTTCCAACGTCAGCTATGTCATTTCCGCCAAGGATTGGAGAGGTGGCCCTGGCAAGGACGGAACCTGCACAAGCAACATCTATGGCCACGAGGTTGTGGCTGGCGCTTGGCTCTTGGGAGACGTCTTTCTCAAGAACGTTTATGCCGTTTTCGATAAGGACCAGAAACGCATAG GATTTGCGAAGAGAGTCGACCCACCGCCAGTTACGACCACGACAAGCATTGACTCTACGGCCACCCCACCAGCGGTCAACAACCCCGGCCAGGGGGACGCCGTGCCGACATCCGGGCCCGCACTCGGGTTGGGCGGTCACGAAACTGCAACTGgcgaggctgctgctgcggaaACCTCGCCGGTATCCCAGTCGGGTGCGGCATCGTCTGCTGCCCTCACGAGGGTGAAGGCGGCTGCTGCCGCTTCCTTGTGTGTGGCTGCCTTGCTGGGGTTACACTAA
- a CDS encoding uncharacterized protein (Putative zn(2)Cys(6) fungal-type DNA-binding domain, transcription factor domain, fungi), whose product MDIDTTPASYGTPASASAGPGPEAMPAPSPSAHLPSFESHPSATAGQSVATASAAAAAAAAAASTGSAQSRPCDICRQRKTRCVREEGRDKCVMCSFHGQPCTYLRGPLPRKRRKATDPPEHRPSTATNGSISAPAGPPPAPVPLDPQEEITHPSPELLEALSPSLAGSEHAITFNQPSLLDGTLGLHLKTHSEYVGNTNYREPSLLDLHRPHDPAIRSVRRLDESTVFLIHRDRETSSEPQRIADLDAIEKVVHPLGSTLVNLYFRIVHPSFPVLHKKVFLEKYARSYHEFSPPLLAAVYLLALDWSLYDRTLATSSWQPDQAALEALALRTMSDDMKRPKISTLQAGLLIQQRFRNNTWTFTAQLTALAQGLGLHVDCSDWAIPDWEKGLRRRLAWALFMQDKWGALVHGRPSHIRLDEDWDVRPCCIEDFPENAADEEHDPEGSAEVVVGRELFLRHIELSLILSDVLGTFYTAKATRRGGTLDQIGTVGVAELAKPIVMMLREWYAKLPEALQLQETRLKKLSANGSLHLAYISIDLALHRSLVRNISSNAPPELRVAIRTGARARLAAASNIIANLQMEHIHSFWGFAASAQLAGIGSFAGLLWATSNDDAEAMYYADRVEEYLWSLRVRAQAAPFAREALRMLESDVSGLGAVRAAAEVKM is encoded by the exons ATGGATATCGACACCACGCCGGCGTCCTACGGCACCCCCGCCTCCGCTTCAGCCGGCCCCGGTCCAGAGGCCAtgccggcgccttcgccgtcggcgcaCCTCCCCTCATTTGAGTCACATCCCTCGGCGACCGCGGGACAATCAGTAGCGACAGCatcagcagcggcagcagctgcagctgcagcagcttctACAGGGTCCGCTCAGAGCCGTCCCTGCGACATATGTCGCCAGCGCAAGACTCGCTGTGTCCGCGAGGAGGGCCGCGACAAATGCGTCATGTGCTCTTTCCACGGCCAGCCGTGCACGTATCTTCGCGGGCCGCTCCCGCGCAAGCGACGGAAGGCTACCGATCCCCCGGAACACCGCCCGTCCACGGCTACCAATGGTTCCATCTCAGCGCCCGCAGGTCCTCCACCCGCTCCCGTCCCGCTGGACCCTCAAGAAGAGATAAC acacccctcccccgagCTGCTAGAGGCGCTGTCACCGTCCCTCGCTGGCTCGGAGCACGCTATCACCTTCAACCAGCCTTCTCTCCTTGACGGCACTCTCGGTCTACACCTCAAGACCCATTCAGAGTACGTCGGCAACACCAACTACCGGGAACCCTCCCTACTGGACCTACACCGTCCGCATGACCCGGCCATCAGGtccgtccgccgcctcgacgaatCGACCGTCTTCCTGATTCACCGCGATCGAGAAACCTCCTCGGAGCCTCAAAGGATCGCCGATCTCGATGCCATAGAGAAAGTCGTCCACCCCCTCGGCTCGACCCTCGTGAACCTCTACTTCCGCATCGTCCACCCTAGCTTCCCCGTCCTCCACAAAAAGGTCTTTCTCGAAAAGTACGCCCGCTCTTACCATGAGTTCTCGCCGCCCCTCCTGGCCGCCGTTTACCTCCTGGCCCTTGACTGGTCCCTCTACGATCGCACCCTGGCCACCTCCTCATGGCAGCCCGACCAGGCCGCTCTCGAGGCCCTTGCCCTCCGCACCATGAGCGACGACATGAAGCGGCCGAAGATCTCGACGCTTCAGGCCGGTCTGCTCATTCAGCAGCGCTTCCGGAACAACACCTGGACCTTCACGGCGCAGCTCACGGCTCTGGCCCAGGGCCTTGGCCTCCACGTGGACTGTAGCGACTGGGCCATCCCGGACTGGGAAAAgggcctccgccgccgactcgcCTGGGCGCTCTTCATGCAGGACAAATGGGGTGCCCTCGTCCACGGCCGGCCGTCGCACATCCGCCTCGATGAGGACTGGGACGTTCGGCCGTGCTGCATCGAGGACTTCCCTGAGAATGCCGCTGACGAGGAGCACGATCCGGAGGGTAGCGctgaggtcgtcgtcggtcgcGAGCTCTTCTTGCGGCACATCGAGCTGTCGCTCATTCTCAGCGATGTGCTCGGCACATTTTACACGGCCAAGGCGACCCGTCGCGGCGGCACCCTCGATCAAATCGGCACCGTGGGtgtcgccgagctcgcgaAGCCCATCGTCATGATGCTACGGGAATGGTACGCCAAACTCCCAGAAGCCCTCCAGCTACAAGAAACGCGCCTCAAGAAGCTTTCAGCGAATG GCTCCCTCCACCTCGCCTATATCTCCATAGACCTGGCACTCCACCGCTCCCTAGTCCGCAATATCTCCTCCAACGCGCCGCCCGAGCTGCGCGTCGCCATCCGCACGggcgcccgcgcccgcctcgctgccgcctcGAACATCATCGCCAATCTGCAGATGGAGCATATCCATTCGTTCTGGggcttcgccgcctcggcccagCTCGCCGGCATCGGCTCTTTCGCCGGCCTCTTATGGGCCACCTccaacgacgacgctgaAGCCATGTACTACGCCGACCGCGTCGAGGAGTACCTGTGGAGCCTGAGGGTGCGCGCGCAGGCGGCGCCGTTCGCAAGGGAGGCGCTGAGGATGCTCGAGTCGGACGTCAGCGGGCTGGGCGCCGTGAGAGCTGCTGCCGAAGTGAAGATGTGA